The following coding sequences lie in one Sorghum bicolor cultivar BTx623 chromosome 6, Sorghum_bicolor_NCBIv3, whole genome shotgun sequence genomic window:
- the LOC8073585 gene encoding plant intracellular Ras-group-related LRR protein 3, translated as MDPAPQTHPILSYVLSRIPTLAKPNKAPTTSEFDIEQPPPVHTPSPRTAPSSPSAGEFELVERMPGLRHPSVLRAMTRAVADVSAARAALQVLGPRPDHELVDSSRAIVAAAEAGDARIPEGDAEACRAVVRLEQTHDAYEALLHEAEARLEKVYRSAMEGTDLDDDDEAAAESGKGKAPAAGPEGGDAAVQEEVVAVLKQAEDGKPVESVRLVDRQLRQLPEAFGRILGLRVLDVSRNQLEVIPDAIGGLDHLEELRLAANSLVSLPDTIGLLSKLKILNVSSNRLRALPDSISKCRSLVELDVSYNGLTYLPTNIGYELVNLRKLWIHMNKLRSLPSSVCEMTSLYLLDAHFNELCGLPSAFGKLSSLEILNLSSNFSDLKELPSSFGDLLNLRELDLSNNQIHALPDTFGRLDKLEKLNLEQNPLAMPPEAIVNNGVDAVKEYMSKRWLDILLEEEQRRIAAETPQASSTPKAWLDRSVSWVTGVSGSLVGYLGGNKSDKDAYLDQQF; from the exons ATGGATCCGGCGCCGCAGACGCACCCGATCCTCTCCTACGTGCTCTCCCGCATCCCCACCCTCGCCAAGCCCAACAAGGCCCCCACTACCTCCGAGTTCGACATCGAGCAGCCGCCGCCCGTGCACACCCCGTCCCCGCGGACGGCGCCGTCGTCCCCGTCCGCGGGGGAGTTCGAGCTCGTCGAGCGCATGCCGGGGCTGCGCCACCCGTCCGTGCTCCGCGCCATGACGCGCGCCGTCGCCGACGTCTCCGCCGCGCGCGCCGCGCTCCAGGTGCTCGGCCCGCGCCCCGACCACGAGCTCGTCGACTCCTCCCGCGccatcgtcgccgccgccgaggccggGGACGCGCGGATCCCCGAAGGGGACGCCGAGGCCTGCCGCGCGGTGGTGCGCCTGGAGCAGACCCACGACGCCTACGAGGCACTGCTGCACGAGGCCGAGGCCAGGCTCGAGAAGGTGTACCGCTCCGCGATGGAGGGGACTGACctggatgacgacgacgaggcggCAGCGGAGAGCGGGAAGGGTAAAGCGCCGGCCGCGGGGCCGGAGGGCGGGGACGCGGCGGtgcaggaggaggtggtggccgTGCTCAAGCAGGCTGAGGACGGCAAGCCGGTGGAGAGCGTGCGCCTCGTGGATCGGCAGCTTCGCCAACTGCCCGAGGCGTTCGGGAGGATCCTGGGGCTCCGTGTGCTCGACGTCTCGCGCAACCAGCTCGAG GTTATTCCAGATGCTATAGGAGGACTTGATCATCTTGAAGAGCTTCGGCTGGCTGCCAATTCTTTGGTTTCTCTTCCTGATACCATTGGACTGCTATCCAAACTGAAGATTTTGAATGTGTCAAGTAATAGGCTCAGGGCACTGCCAGATAGCATCTCCAAGTGCAG GTCCCTAGTTGAGCTTGATGTGAGCTACAATGGCCTCACTTATCTGCCGACAAACATTGGTTATGAGCTGGTAAATCTGCGAAAACTCTGGATCCACATGAACAAATTGCGTTCTCTTCCATCATCTGTCTGTGAGATGACATCACTCTACCTCCTGGATGCCCATTTTAATGAATTATGTGGTCTTCCATCTGCCTTCGGGAAGCTTAGCAGTCTTGAAATACTCAACCTTAGCAGCAACTTTAGTGACCTGAAAGAGCTTCCCTCTTCGTTTGGCGACTTACTGAATTTACGTGAGCTTGACCTGAGCAATAACCAGATTCATGCTCTCCCTGACACTTTTGGTCGGCTGGATAAACTGGAGAAGCTCAACCTAGAGCAGAACCCCCTGGCCATGCCACCAGAGGCCATTGTGAACAACGGCGTGGATGCAGTTAAAGAGTACATGTCAAAGAGGTGGCTGGACATCTTGCTCGAGGAAGAACAGAGGCGCATTGCAGCAGAGACCCCACAAGCGTCATCGACTCCTAAGGCTTGGTTGGATCGCAGTGTCTCTTGGGTCACGGGTGTTTCTGGGAGTTTGGTTGGTTACCTTGGTGGGAACAAGTCAGACAAAGATGCATACCTGGACCAGCAGTTTTGA
- the LOC8073586 gene encoding protein NBR1 homolog isoform X1: protein MDARRYHQRYPQPYGWPRVDAWDLVVKVKYGDTLKRFNASVNGSHFDHDLPALRLKIASAFKFSPDTEFILTYTDEDGDDVMLDDDNDLRDAAVNQKLNPLRIIVQLKGSNVGAARTKQHTTDSISPRSTSLEDQLAQVKSAIDEALKFVPEQIPAVIAKLSHDLRSRAALSAPSLAELLDRFAKLMARSSSMQPSGGSGVSSQNLGNSKAKLESAPMTISAPEPSDMQNSGTLENGLKSVLLENPTAKIDQVSLCPSVEDSLVFTSLGGMKSELKRSADNEIKTKSNAYSKGKSVISSVPPASTTSHGAPTQRPVPVPSMRESKLIYGTNPTYTSCGSNGTTNGALRSLFPPPPVFHPRSPVFPPYNPIFGTNGKTSDMLSTFSPPPNIYGPFEYTPSSVGMCFPKPYPIGSSHDRMASLHCNNVPNPEEKSFGSSYRGLGANYGSIPQHEQHRWVQCDGCGVTPIVGPRYKSNVKEDYDLCGACFSHVVNEAEYTRLDSPASRCNIKILERVPAAKPNSLFIKDITIPDGTPMPPSHPFIKIWRVLNNGSTRWPYGTQLVWVGGDHLTSPSSVRLAISVNGRINPLEETDVTVDFLAPARPGRYISYWRLALPSGQRFGQRIWVHIKVEQPIQSTGGKQAAAMNLNQLPEANSRKLKPFTVDLETNSVSSEPFYGCHGIPEANSTKLKPLTLDLETNSVSSEPLSRCPGSFLRTMKLKESKPAPCDVSSVPTTVELVQIPATDVSAESLLASIPGGVPAFEASPLPNPVPMLPVSSSAPVVGHVSMPAPAATIAPVPAAPLPEQIINHLEEKLMTELEGLGFMQADLNKQILRQNNYNLEQSVAHLCDYDEWDALEFSELGFDDAEMNKEVVDNSDEEGFIVADLVTKAANDH from the exons ATGGATGCTCGCAGGTACCACCAGCGGTACCCACAGCCCTACGGGTGGCCGCGCGTCGACGCGTGGGATCTCGTCGTCAAG GTCAAATATGGTGACACTTTGAAGCGTTTCAATGCTTCTGTGAATGGTTCACACTTTGATCATGATCTGCCTGCCCTTCGCTTGAAGATTGCAAGTGCCTTTAAGTTCAGTCCTGACACTGAATTCATTCTCACCTATACTGATGAGGATGGAGATGATGTCATGCTGGATGATGATAATGATCTACGTGATGCTGCTGTTAATCAGAAACTAAACCCTCTTAGGATTATTGTTCAATTGAAGGGCAGCAATGTTGGGGCAGCTCGGACAAAACAGCACACCACAGATTCCATATCTCCTAGGTCAACATCTCTCGAAGATCAACTAGCTCAGGTGAAATCAGCTATTGATGAAGCTTTAAAGTTCGTGCCAGAGCAAATTCCTGCTGTCATTGCAAAACTATCTCACGACTTGCGCTCTAGAGCTGCATTATCTGCACCATCATTGGCTGAATTGTTGGACCGTTTTGCTAAACTGATGGCACGAAGCAGCAGCATGCAGCCTTCTGGTGGCTCTGGAGTTAGTTCACAAAACTTGGGAAATTCAAAGGCGAAGCTTGAATCTGCACCTATGACAATTTCAGCTCCTGAGCCCTCAGACATGCAAAATTCTGGGACACTTGAAAATGGTCTTAAGAGTGTACTATTGGAGAATCCCACTGCTAAAATTGATCAGGTGTCATTATGTCCTTCAGTTGAGGATTCACTGGTTTTTACTAGCTTAGGTGGAATGAAATCTGAACTCAAGCGGAGCGCTGATAATGAAATAAAGACAAAATCTAATGCTTACAGTAAGGGTAAATCTGTCATATCCTCTGTGCCGCCTGCTTCCACCACATCTCATGGTGCTCCTACACAACGACCTGTTCCTGTGCCATCTATGCGTGAAAGCAAACTAATATATGGAACAAACCCTACCTATACATCCTGCGGATCCAATGGAACAACTAATGGTGCTCTGCGATCGCTATTCCCTCCTCCACCAGTCTTCCATCCTCGCTCACCAGTTTTCCCCCCTTACAATCCTATCTTTGGAACCAATGGAAAAACTAGTGATATGCTCTCAACTTTCTCCCCTCCACCCAACATCTATGGTCCTTTTGAGTACACACCTTCGTCTGTTGGTATGTGCTTTCCTAAGCCCTACCCTATTGGGAGTTCACATGATCGTATGGCCTCTTTGCATTGTAATAATGTACCCAATCCAGAAGAGAAATCTTTTGGGAGTTCTTACAGAGGTCTTGGTGCCAATTACGGGAGCATTCCACAGCATGAACAGCATAGATGGGTACAATGTGATGGATGTGGAGTGACACCGATTGTTGGGCCTCGCTACAAGTCTAATGT TAAAGAAGACTATGATCTGTGTGGAGCTTGTTTTTCTCACGTTGTCAATGAGGCTGAATATACCAGATTGGACAGTCCTGCTTCAAGATGT AACATAAAGATTCTTGAGCGGGTTCCGGCGGCAAAACCAAACTCTCTCTTCATCAAGGATATTACTATCCCTGATGGAACACCAATGCCACCATCACATCCATTTATAAAGATTTGGCGGGTACTTAACAATGGGTCTACTAGGTGGCCGTATGGCACCCAACTTGTCTGGGTTGGTGGAGATCACTTAACATCCCCGAGTTCGGTCAGATTAGCG ATTTCGGTAAATGGGAGGATAAATCCATTGGAAGAGACTGATGTAACCGTTGACTTCCTTGCCCCTGCAAGGCCTGGTAGGTACATATCTTACTGGAGATTGGCACTACCCTCAGGTCAGAGATTTGGTCAGCGAATTTGGGTTCATATTAAG GTGGAGCAGCCTATTCAATCTACTGGTGGCAAACAGGCTGCTGCGATGAACCTGAATCAGCTCCCAGAAGCCAACAGCAGAAAACTGAAGCCTTTCACAGTTGATCTTGAAACAAATAGTGTTTCCTCAGAACCTTTCTATGGATGCCATGGAATCCCAGAAGCCAACAGCACAAAACTGAAGCCTTTGACACTTGATCTTGAGACAAACAGTGTGTCCTCAGAACCTCTCTCTAGATGCCCTGGAAGCTTTCTCAGAACCATGAAACTCAAGGAATCTAAGCCTGCTCCTTGTGATGTGTCCTCTGTCCCAACAACAGTCGAACTGGTGCAAATTCCTGCCACTGATGTTTCTGCTGAGTCTTTATTGGCTTCAATACCTGGTGGTGTGCCTGCATTTGAAGCCTCTCCCCTGCCCAACCCTGTGCCTATGCTTCCTGTTAGCTCTTCGGCGCCTGTTGTTGGTCATGTTAGCATGCCTGCGCCGGCAGCTACTATTGCTCCTGTTCCAGCAGCACCCTTGCCTGAACAGATCATCAACCACCTGGAGGAGAAGCTGATGACTGAGCTGGAGGGTCTGGGCTTCATGCAGGCTGACCTGAACAAGCAGATACTCCGGCAGAACAACTACAACCTGGAGCAGTCTGTTGCCCATCTCTGTGACTATGATGAGTGGGATGCTCTTGAGTTCTCTGAGCTG GGCTTTGATGACGCAGAGATGAACAAGGAagtggttgacaacagcgatgaagAAGGGTTCATCGTGGCGGATCTTGTGACCAAGGCGGCGAATGATCATTAA
- the LOC8073586 gene encoding protein NBR1 homolog isoform X2, whose translation MDARRYHQRYPQPYGWPRVDAWDLVVKVKYGDTLKRFNASVNGSHFDHDLPALRLKIASAFKFSPDTEFILTYTDEDGDDVMLDDDNDLRDAAVNQKLNPLRIIVQLKGSNVGAARTKQHTTDSISPRSTSLEDQLAQVKSAIDEALKFVPEQIPAVIAKLSHDLRSRAALSAPSLAELLDRFAKLMARSSSMQPSGGSGVSSQNLGNSKAKLESAPMTISAPEPSDMQNSGTLENGLKSVLLENPTAKIDQVSLCPSVEDSLVFTSLGGMKSELKRSADNEIKTKSNAYSKGKSVISSVPPASTTSHGAPTQRPVPVPSMRESKLIYGTNPTYTSCGSNGTTNGALRSLFPPPPVFHPRSPVFPPYNPIFGTNGKTSDMLSTFSPPPNIYGPFEYTPSSVGMCFPKPYPIGSSHDRMASLHCNNVPNPEEKSFGSSYRGLGANYGSIPQHEQHRWVQCDGCGVTPIVGPRYKSNVKEDYDLCGACFSHVVNEAEYTRLDSPASRCNIKILERVPAAKPNSLFIKDITIPDGTPMPPSHPFIKIWRVLNNGSTRWPYGTQLVWVGGDHLTSPSSVRLAISVNGRINPLEETDVTVDFLAPARPGRYISYWRLALPSGQRFGQRIWVHIKVEQPIQSTGGKQAAAMNLNQLPEANSRKLKPFTVDLETNSVSSEPFYGCHGIPEANSTKLKPLTLDLETNSVSSEPLSRCPGSFLRTMKLKESKPAPCDVSSVPTTVELVQIPATDVSAESLLASIPGGVPAFEASPLPNPVPMLPVSSSAPVVGHVSMPAPAATIAPVPAAPLPEQIINHLEEKLMTELEGLGFMQADLNKQILRQNNYNLEQSVAHLCDYDEWDALEFSELR comes from the exons ATGGATGCTCGCAGGTACCACCAGCGGTACCCACAGCCCTACGGGTGGCCGCGCGTCGACGCGTGGGATCTCGTCGTCAAG GTCAAATATGGTGACACTTTGAAGCGTTTCAATGCTTCTGTGAATGGTTCACACTTTGATCATGATCTGCCTGCCCTTCGCTTGAAGATTGCAAGTGCCTTTAAGTTCAGTCCTGACACTGAATTCATTCTCACCTATACTGATGAGGATGGAGATGATGTCATGCTGGATGATGATAATGATCTACGTGATGCTGCTGTTAATCAGAAACTAAACCCTCTTAGGATTATTGTTCAATTGAAGGGCAGCAATGTTGGGGCAGCTCGGACAAAACAGCACACCACAGATTCCATATCTCCTAGGTCAACATCTCTCGAAGATCAACTAGCTCAGGTGAAATCAGCTATTGATGAAGCTTTAAAGTTCGTGCCAGAGCAAATTCCTGCTGTCATTGCAAAACTATCTCACGACTTGCGCTCTAGAGCTGCATTATCTGCACCATCATTGGCTGAATTGTTGGACCGTTTTGCTAAACTGATGGCACGAAGCAGCAGCATGCAGCCTTCTGGTGGCTCTGGAGTTAGTTCACAAAACTTGGGAAATTCAAAGGCGAAGCTTGAATCTGCACCTATGACAATTTCAGCTCCTGAGCCCTCAGACATGCAAAATTCTGGGACACTTGAAAATGGTCTTAAGAGTGTACTATTGGAGAATCCCACTGCTAAAATTGATCAGGTGTCATTATGTCCTTCAGTTGAGGATTCACTGGTTTTTACTAGCTTAGGTGGAATGAAATCTGAACTCAAGCGGAGCGCTGATAATGAAATAAAGACAAAATCTAATGCTTACAGTAAGGGTAAATCTGTCATATCCTCTGTGCCGCCTGCTTCCACCACATCTCATGGTGCTCCTACACAACGACCTGTTCCTGTGCCATCTATGCGTGAAAGCAAACTAATATATGGAACAAACCCTACCTATACATCCTGCGGATCCAATGGAACAACTAATGGTGCTCTGCGATCGCTATTCCCTCCTCCACCAGTCTTCCATCCTCGCTCACCAGTTTTCCCCCCTTACAATCCTATCTTTGGAACCAATGGAAAAACTAGTGATATGCTCTCAACTTTCTCCCCTCCACCCAACATCTATGGTCCTTTTGAGTACACACCTTCGTCTGTTGGTATGTGCTTTCCTAAGCCCTACCCTATTGGGAGTTCACATGATCGTATGGCCTCTTTGCATTGTAATAATGTACCCAATCCAGAAGAGAAATCTTTTGGGAGTTCTTACAGAGGTCTTGGTGCCAATTACGGGAGCATTCCACAGCATGAACAGCATAGATGGGTACAATGTGATGGATGTGGAGTGACACCGATTGTTGGGCCTCGCTACAAGTCTAATGT TAAAGAAGACTATGATCTGTGTGGAGCTTGTTTTTCTCACGTTGTCAATGAGGCTGAATATACCAGATTGGACAGTCCTGCTTCAAGATGT AACATAAAGATTCTTGAGCGGGTTCCGGCGGCAAAACCAAACTCTCTCTTCATCAAGGATATTACTATCCCTGATGGAACACCAATGCCACCATCACATCCATTTATAAAGATTTGGCGGGTACTTAACAATGGGTCTACTAGGTGGCCGTATGGCACCCAACTTGTCTGGGTTGGTGGAGATCACTTAACATCCCCGAGTTCGGTCAGATTAGCG ATTTCGGTAAATGGGAGGATAAATCCATTGGAAGAGACTGATGTAACCGTTGACTTCCTTGCCCCTGCAAGGCCTGGTAGGTACATATCTTACTGGAGATTGGCACTACCCTCAGGTCAGAGATTTGGTCAGCGAATTTGGGTTCATATTAAG GTGGAGCAGCCTATTCAATCTACTGGTGGCAAACAGGCTGCTGCGATGAACCTGAATCAGCTCCCAGAAGCCAACAGCAGAAAACTGAAGCCTTTCACAGTTGATCTTGAAACAAATAGTGTTTCCTCAGAACCTTTCTATGGATGCCATGGAATCCCAGAAGCCAACAGCACAAAACTGAAGCCTTTGACACTTGATCTTGAGACAAACAGTGTGTCCTCAGAACCTCTCTCTAGATGCCCTGGAAGCTTTCTCAGAACCATGAAACTCAAGGAATCTAAGCCTGCTCCTTGTGATGTGTCCTCTGTCCCAACAACAGTCGAACTGGTGCAAATTCCTGCCACTGATGTTTCTGCTGAGTCTTTATTGGCTTCAATACCTGGTGGTGTGCCTGCATTTGAAGCCTCTCCCCTGCCCAACCCTGTGCCTATGCTTCCTGTTAGCTCTTCGGCGCCTGTTGTTGGTCATGTTAGCATGCCTGCGCCGGCAGCTACTATTGCTCCTGTTCCAGCAGCACCCTTGCCTGAACAGATCATCAACCACCTGGAGGAGAAGCTGATGACTGAGCTGGAGGGTCTGGGCTTCATGCAGGCTGACCTGAACAAGCAGATACTCCGGCAGAACAACTACAACCTGGAGCAGTCTGTTGCCCATCTCTGTGACTATGATGAGTGGGATGCTCTTGAGTTCTCTGAGCTG AGATGA